The sequence ATTTCCAGCTTATGGGAATCCAGGCCGAGACAGCGGAGCGTCGTGGCATGGATGTCGGTCACATAATGACGATTCTCCACGGCATGGAAGCCGATTTCATCGGTGGCTCCATGCTGCACGCCGCCTTTCACACCGCCACCCGCCATCCAGGCGCAAAAGCCTTGCGGATGATGATCGCGTCCCGAGTCCTGCGCTCCGGGTGACCGTCCAAATTCAGTTCCAAAGACTACCAGGGTATCTTCGAGCAGACCGCGTTGCTTGAGGTCCTTGAGCAATCCGGCGATCGGCTGGTCGACTTGGGACGAGAGCTTTGTGTGATTGGACTTGATCTCGGAATGCGCATCCCATTCGCCGCCGCCGCCCCCGCCGTGAAAGAGCTGGACGAATCGAACCCCGCGTTCGACCAAGCGGCGCGCGACCAGGCATTGCTCCCCGAAGGGCCGCGTCTCGTTCTGGTCAAGGCCGTAGAGGCTGCGCACGTGAGCTGGCTCGCGATCGAGTTGGAGCGTTTCTGGAACGCTGGTCTGCATCTGGAAGGCCAGCTCGTAGGCCTTGATGCGGGCGCGGAGCAGGGGATCGTCTGGATAATCAATTCCGGCCAGCTGGTTCAATCGGCCTAGCAACCCCAAGTTCTCCCATTGCTCTTCGCTCGTGATGCTTCCCTCTGGCGGCCGAATGAAGGGCAGCGGGTTCTTGGGATCTGTGCTCAGTCGCACGCCTCCGTTTTCCGGACCCAGATAGGATCCGCCATAGGTGAAGGCCCCGCCACAGCAATCGCCCGTAGGCACTCCGAGCACCACATACTCGGGCAGATTTTCATTCATTGTTCCCAGCCCGTAACAGGCCCACGACCCCAAGGTCGGGTGCTCGAGCTCGCGAGGGTGACGTCCCGTTTGCCAGGTGAGCTGGGCGCCGTGATCGTTGTGGATGGTCCAGAGCGAGCGGACCACTGCCAGATCGTCGGCGCACTCGCCGATGTGACGGAACCAATCGCCAACCACCAGCCCGCTCTGTCCGTAGGTGCGGTAGCCGGTTTGCAGAGGCATCAGGGTTTTCCGATTTCCATGAGACGGATTGCCCCCGATGACGTTGCGATGCTCGCTCGCCAGCACCTTCGCGTAAGGGGTTTCGCTGATGGACTTGCCGGCGTATTTGGTAACCTCGGGCTTCACATCGAAGCTTTCGAGATGGCTCACGCCACCGCACAAGAAGATCCAGATCACCGACTTCGCCTTTGGGGGAAAATGAGGATGCCCTACTCCTGCCCGACCGGGAGCCTTGCCGGCTTCGAGCGGGGACTGGCCGAACCCTTGGCTGGCCAAGAGGGAAGAGAGGGCGACGCCGGTGAACCCCATGCCCGTGTCGGTGAGAAACGTGCGGCGAGAGATTCCTGGGCAGCGCCGGATATCGGTGGGTTTCATGGTGCCGGTTAGCGGACGGTCACAAAGTCGTTGTGGTTAATGAGAACCAGGATCAGCCGTTCGGCTTGCCGTGCAGGCGCTGGGGAGTCCGCGGTGGCCAGGGTTGGCTTTGGTCGGAGGAACGCGAGACACTGGTCCAGCTCTTCGGGTGTGGGGCGGCGCGCGAGCATTCGTTCGAACGCCCGTTCCACGTAACGCTGTTCATCCCCCTTGCTTTCGGAGGTGAGGCGACGTGTCAGGATCTTGGCCTGCTCGATGGCCATGGTGCTGTTCGCCAAGGCCAACGCCTGCTGCGGCATCACGCTGGGGTGACGCTCGTAGCACTCGGTGACGCTCGGACCATCGAAGATTTGGAGGAACTCGGCCTGCTTCTCGGCGGCATGTCGGAGGTAGATGGAACGGCGTCGCGAACTCAGGGCCAGCTTATGGTCAATATCCGGGCCGCCGAACTGGGTGTCGAGGGTGCCGGCGACGTGGAGGAGATTGTCTCGCACGGCCTCGGCTTCCAGCCGACGCGAGTTCATTCGCCAGAGGTAGTGGTTATCGGGATCGATCTTGGCGCTTGCGACGTCGCTCGCGCTGCTCATTCGATAGGCTGCGCTGAGAACCATCTCACGGTGCAGGGATTTCATGCTCCACCCTTTGGCGATCAACTCGGTCGCCAACCAATCGAGCAGCAAGGGATGGGTGGGGGGACGACCGTTGCGGCCGAAGTCCGAGGGAGAGGGAACCAAACCGCGTCCGAAGTGGCGGAGCCATAGGTGATTTACGGCGACGCGAGCCGCCAGCGGGTTCTCGGCGGCGGTGAGCCATCTGGCGAAGCCGAGTCGGCGTCCGCTGGTCGTCGCCGGGAAGGTCTCCGTGGGGCGCGGTGTAAACGTCGTGCTGGGTTCCTTGGCGGCCTCAGCTTTCGCTGCCGCAAGCAGGGTCTCCACTTCGGCTGCCTTCTTCTTCGCTTCCTCCCGGGCCTGGATGGCCTTCTCCATGGCCTGCTTGGCCGAGGCGAGTTTGGCTTCTTCGGCTCCGTCGGCGGCAGCCTTGGCTTCGATCGCACTCTGCTCGCGCGCTTCCGCCTCGTGAAGACTCACCTGGAGAGGGTGAAGTTTGAGTTCAGCTTCGGCCACCGCGAGTTGGCGTTGAGCCTGGGAGGCGGCCCGAGCGGCATCATCCCGAGCCCTGGGAGTCTGGGACAGTGCGGGTGGAAGCGGCATCCCCGTGGCGGCGCATTCGGCCTGAATCACCGCTTGCAACGCTTTCTCACTGAGTTCCGCCACGTGCGCCTTGAGTTCGAGTTCGCGCACTCGATGGGCGTTGTTGGTGCCGATGGACTTGGCTTGCTGGAATCGATCCCGAGCCGACACTGTTTGTTGCGCGGCATCGGCCAGCAGCTCGGTCAGCACAAATGGTCGATCATTGGGATGGGACGCCGGGCGCGGGAGTGTGATCGGCTCAGCGTGGTAGCGCCCGCCCAGTGCGCTCGGCACGCCTGGCGCGATGGGAGCGTTGGTCAACGGCTGACGTTCATCGCCCCTGTGGAACACATAGGTGGGGGTCGGGATGGCATCGTAGGCGCGGGCCAAACCGTTGGAGATCGTGTTGAGCTGGCCGGGAACTCGGTCGGTTCGGACCTGGTGCGGTTCAAAGATCGCTCGCAGGCTGTAGTAGTCCCGTTGGCTGATGGGATCGAACAGATGGTCGTGGCATTTGGCGCAGCCCATTGTGACTCCCATAAAGGCTTGAGCCGTGTGCTTGACCGTGTCTTCCAGCCATTGCTCTCGGGAGAGCATCTTGTAATTCCGGACTAGAAAGCCGGTGGCCCGCAGCGTGTCGGGATCCTCGGGAGCCACTTCATCACCGGCCAGCATCTCGATCACCATGCGATCGTAGGGCT is a genomic window of Verrucomicrobiales bacterium containing:
- a CDS encoding DUF1553 domain-containing protein, translating into MESNRRYQPWSWLLSLGILFSNIGFSSAAATPGWNPFFAPTRPSLPLPPSPSDRSPIDTFLRAEREQRGLTSQPEASREVLLRRVFMDLVGLNPTPEERQAFLADASANAYDQLVDRLLADPRYGERWGRHWMDVWRYSDWAGWTDGGQVRDSKPHIWKWRDWIVESLNADKPYDRMVIEMLAGDEVAPEDPDTLRATGFLVRNYKMLSREQWLEDTVKHTAQAFMGVTMGCAKCHDHLFDPISQRDYYSLRAIFEPHQVRTDRVPGQLNTISNGLARAYDAIPTPTYVFHRGDERQPLTNAPIAPGVPSALGGRYHAEPITLPRPASHPNDRPFVLTELLADAAQQTVSARDRFQQAKSIGTNNAHRVRELELKAHVAELSEKALQAVIQAECAATGMPLPPALSQTPRARDDAARAASQAQRQLAVAEAELKLHPLQVSLHEAEAREQSAIEAKAAADGAEEAKLASAKQAMEKAIQAREEAKKKAAEVETLLAAAKAEAAKEPSTTFTPRPTETFPATTSGRRLGFARWLTAAENPLAARVAVNHLWLRHFGRGLVPSPSDFGRNGRPPTHPLLLDWLATELIAKGWSMKSLHREMVLSAAYRMSSASDVASAKIDPDNHYLWRMNSRRLEAEAVRDNLLHVAGTLDTQFGGPDIDHKLALSSRRRSIYLRHAAEKQAEFLQIFDGPSVTECYERHPSVMPQQALALANSTMAIEQAKILTRRLTSESKGDEQRYVERAFERMLARRPTPEELDQCLAFLRPKPTLATADSPAPARQAERLILVLINHNDFVTVR
- a CDS encoding DUF1501 domain-containing protein, producing the protein MKPTDIRRCPGISRRTFLTDTGMGFTGVALSSLLASQGFGQSPLEAGKAPGRAGVGHPHFPPKAKSVIWIFLCGGVSHLESFDVKPEVTKYAGKSISETPYAKVLASEHRNVIGGNPSHGNRKTLMPLQTGYRTYGQSGLVVGDWFRHIGECADDLAVVRSLWTIHNDHGAQLTWQTGRHPRELEHPTLGSWACYGLGTMNENLPEYVVLGVPTGDCCGGAFTYGGSYLGPENGGVRLSTDPKNPLPFIRPPEGSITSEEQWENLGLLGRLNQLAGIDYPDDPLLRARIKAYELAFQMQTSVPETLQLDREPAHVRSLYGLDQNETRPFGEQCLVARRLVERGVRFVQLFHGGGGGGEWDAHSEIKSNHTKLSSQVDQPIAGLLKDLKQRGLLEDTLVVFGTEFGRSPGAQDSGRDHHPQGFCAWMAGGGVKGGVQHGATDEIGFHAVENRHYVTDIHATTLRCLGLDSHKLEIPGRRRLEQDHGEPITEILT